CTGGAATTTGCCTATGTAATTAAACGTGACATAATAATAGAATTGAGATCTTTGAAACTTAATGAAAATAGCAGACACGTTTTGAAGTAAAATTTTTACCATATGCAGGTTGTCTGTTTCACATAGAATGACTCCTtcataaaaatctttaaagatgAGAGgcaggttattattttttatttctacacAACTCATATGCATTTAAATTTGTATTatagagatttttttcttctttttatgatTAATGTCACTTTACTgctctgggttgtttttttttccagctagaaagagacaaagtggttgggtggtggcacacctggttgagtgcacgttataatgcacgagggccaaggtttaagccccaggtcaccaccttttggggaaagcttcacaaatggtgaaacagtgctgcaggtatctcgctTCCTTgctttttatcttcccctttcctcttgatttctctctgtttttatccaataaataagtaaacaaataaacaagcaaacaaaaaacaagtaaataaaatagtaaaagaaagggagagagtggtccaggaagtggcgcagtggataaggcattggactctcaagcatgaggtcaggagcttgatccccggcagcatatgtgctagagtggtgtatgattctttctctctcctcctatctttttcataaataaataaaaccttaaaaagaaaaagaaatggagagagagagaacaggagagagaaaaagactctaCATTACCAAAACCCCCACTAGTGTGATGAGGGCTGTTTTCAAACCTGGGTGCCAAACATTACAAAGCAGACATGCTGCCAGGTGAACTGATCTTGGTGGCCCGTTAGCACATGATTCTTAATAGTACTTCTTTTCATATGCAAACTTTTATTAATAACATCATTGGCTAAATAACAATGGAAATAGGGTGTACACTGTCAGATATTTTAGTAATGCTACATAAAAAATTTTATCTGAATAGCCAAAAATTAATGTTTTCTGTGTCCTTATGtaatttctcccctctcaatttcgtcCAAAGCTTCTCATAGATAATATGTGTTAAATTTCGGTATAAAGAAGAATTGGAGACTTCTTTAGGAACTGTattcaattttttctttaaaattttagaattagaaatattgaaaaatatcTCATAATGAATGCATTAGTGCAAATGGATAATATACAAAGTAGTGACAGAGAGCTGGGAAATGCTGACACCGCTACTGAAACAAAAGCTAACTCtactaaagaaaatgaaaacttgggggctgggtggtagtgcacctggctgagcacacatgttacagtacacaaggacccaggttcaagcccctattccccaccttcagtgggaacacttcatgagtggtgaagcaaggctgcaagtgtctctctctccctctgtatcttcccctaccttctcaatttctctctgtctctatccaataagaaacaaaaaaatatttttgtaaaattgtGAAATAGCACCAAAtgttaggttgtcagaaaaaacatgatgcatttttctatttttctatgcaaaagtacattatggtgtgtgtgtgtgtgtgtgtgtgtgtgtgtgtgtgtgtgtgtgtatgtaacttagtTTGTCTGGCCACTGTCAAATACAGACTAAGCTCTTTGATACAAAGGAAGAAAACTTTACTATTTATCTGCTATTAATTGAAAGAGTCTAAATACATATGCAAATTTTATCTATAGTTTCTCTTGTCTTTATAGATTTTGGTTTTCTTGTTCAAATATGATTGTAAGAAGCAGGGAAATCCTGGCTTTGTATTTTATCTTCTGTaatatatcaaaaaaagaaaaggtaaatatTATCTCTTGCTTAACAATGACATTTGCTTCTCCTCCCCCTTAGgggaggagaagcaaacattATTGCTGCTTTATTGAAGTAGCCATATGATTTCtctttaatttctattttcaCCACACTCAAGTACATTTACTGGTAAAGGTAAGTAGATATtttagtaagtttttttttttttcctccagggttattgctgggctcctgcaccatgaatccactgctcctggaggccatttttcccccttttgttgcccttgttgttgtagcctccttgtggttattattattgtcattgttgatgttgttcgttgttggataggacagagagaaatggagagaggaggggaagacagagagggggagagaaagatagacacctgcaggcctgcttcaccacctgtgaagcgactcccctgcagttggggagcctggggctcgaaccggaatccttacgccggtccttgcgctttgcgcctcatgcgcttaacctactgcgccactgcccgacccccccagtaagttttattttataataagatTAGTTGTTGAGCAGAAGTAATCTCAGAGATATTAGCTGGTGCATATTTATTTTACACAACGTTTTATTTTATCACTCCAATCTTCATGTCATAGAGCTATCTTTATAttctaaattaatttaaaaaaaatgtttttgctaTGAAAAACCATGGAAATAATTGACATCTAAAATTTAAATGCAGATGTGAGATTGACCACTTTATAACAAAACAGCTAATACTCTTATTAGTAACTAAAAGAGACATTGATGATATATCAATATGTCTAATTTAAAGAATGAAATGAAGCATTTAGTGAATGTAGATAATAGATGAGAGttttctttaacattttcttttttttaatatttattttatttatttattcccttttgttgcccttgttgttttattgttgtagttattattgttgttgtcgttgttggataggacagagagaaatggagagaggaggggaagacagagaggaagagagaaagatagacacctgcagacctgcttcaccgcctgtgaagggactcccctgcaggtggggagccgaggttcgaaccgggatcctcatgctggtccttgtgctttgcgccacctgcgcttaacctgctgcactacagcccgactcccgatagatGAGAGTTTCATCCAGCTTCACTTCAGTATAACACATTGCACAGGATTTAATCATATTCACTTATTTGAGGAAAAGGCAATTTTCTGAATCATATTTTTGAAGGCTTGCTTCACTTGCTGATTTCTTAGGGTATATATGAATGGATTCAAAAGTGGAGCCACTGAGGTGTTGAGTACAGCTACTCCTTTGCTTAAAGTCACCCTTTCCCTTGCAGAAGGCTTAATGTACATGAAGATGCAGCTACCATAAGAGAGGGAAACAACTATCATGTGGGAGGAACAAGTGGAGAAGGCTTTTTTCCTTTGGCTTGTGGAAGGAATTCTCAGAATTGTGCGGATGATATATGTGTAGGAGAGAATAACCAATGTTAAGGTGACCATTAGTGTTACCACAGCTAAAAAAAATGCCATGAGTTCTAGAAACTGAGTGTTGGTGCAGGAAAGCTGCAGAATAGGAGAAGAGTCACAGATAAAATGATCAATTATATTGGAAGCACAGAACTCCAACTGCAGCAGTAGAATGATTGGTGGAAAGATGATCAAGAATCCTGCAAGCCAGGAACTAAAAACAAGCAGTATACAGACCCTGCTGCTCATGATGGTCATGTAGTGCAGGGgtttgcagatggccacatagcggtcataggacATGGCAGCCAGAAGATAAAATTCTGTCACTCCCAGGAAGATGAAAAAGAATAGCTGGGCCACACAACCATTATAGGAAATGGTTCTGTCCCCTGTCACAATAGTGACAAGAAATCTGGGAATACAGACCGATGTAAATGATATTTCAAGGAAGGAGAAGTTCCGAAGAAAGAAATACATTGGAgtttgcagatggggatctgaaAGGGTGAGGGTTATAATAGTCAGGTTCCCAGTGACACTTAGCATGTAggtaacaagaagaaatacaaaaagtACAACCTGCCATTGGGGGTCATTGGTCAATCCAAGAAGAATAAATTCAGTTACCTGCGTgtaatttctcatttttttccttctttataatGATATCATTTGAACTATAAGGAAATGGCAGTAAGAAATTCCTGATACCGGCAAAGAATGTCTTAACAAAATACACATACATTAAAAATACCATTGTTACCTTTTGCTACTGGAGTAAAATATTTTGTAGTATATTGAAACTCTGTGTTCTGAAAGCATTGTTTACTATGACATATTCTACCACTATTAACACATTTCAGTATAAATCTCTGTCTTTTGAATGGCATGAtacattcctaaaaaaaaaaaagagagagagaaggaaacaagtATTACAACATCTGATATTCATACTTAATCAAATAAAACTCTGAGATCTTAGAGTCAGTATACCACAAAACAATTTGAAGGTATTTCTTGCTGTTGCTTtcttatttcatattttattttatatttgaatatGCATTTCTTTGTCCTCTTAAGTTTTCACAATCTCTAGAAGTGATTCAGTTATTGATTTTGGTTATCTCTTAATAATAGTGTACAGAGCTATTATGTAACTCTGAGGATATCCTCTATCTCATGGCAATGTCTTCACCCAAAGAAATCTGAGTTTTGATTACTAATCTGTTATATTAAGTTTTTGTAAAACTGTGGttgattcataagtggtgaagtaggtctgtacgtatctgcctttctctttccctatttcccctcctttctcactttttttctgtcctgtccaacaacaacagcaataataaatgagataaaataaataaataaataagaaaaaatggccgccaggagcagtggatttatagtgcaggcatgaagccccagtgataaccc
This portion of the Erinaceus europaeus chromosome 7, mEriEur2.1, whole genome shotgun sequence genome encodes:
- the LOC103109110 gene encoding olfactory receptor 6C75, with product MRNYTQVTEFILLGLTNDPQWQVVLFVFLLVTYMLSVTGNLTIITLTLSDPHLQTPMYFFLRNFSFLEISFTSVCIPRFLVTIVTGDRTISYNGCVAQLFFFIFLGVTEFYLLAAMSYDRYVAICKPLHYMTIMSSRVCILLVFSSWLAGFLIIFPPIILLLQLEFCASNIIDHFICDSSPILQLSCTNTQFLELMAFFLAVVTLMVTLTLVILSYTYIIRTILRIPSTSQRKKAFSTCSSHMIVVSLSYGSCIFMYIKPSARERVTLSKGVAVLNTSVAPLLNPFIYTLRNQQVKQAFKNMIQKIAFSSNK